The Acipenser ruthenus chromosome 38, fAciRut3.2 maternal haplotype, whole genome shotgun sequence genomic sequence ataaattacgagaccgaaggtgtttttctgtaactcactgaagaggcccatcaatgattttttataatccacggatacccttgtgatgctaatattaaagaagacgaggttcagcagtacagttgtttttttttttaaacgtagtgtttcagtgccgtacagacgttctgtgtcgttatccgtttctccagtttctGTGAAATACGAATGTACCAACTTTACATACTGTTTTTTAACGTATTCTTATTTTGATGATCATTAAtcaacatttctgtactgtgggtgtgtgtcgagtgattgaaacgagacattttgtgtttgaattgaaagtgatggtctcgaggagtcgaatgggtcaaactTCAAGCATAGTTTCCTCTAGAGGAAagatcactttttgacgtcactactgtggcaTTATGCccttttttagaatggctcagaatgcaaatacagccttcatccatgtgttttataaaataataaaaaataaaagaataaaagaaaagaatAGTGTGGTATAGTTTATATAAGTGTGTATGAAACCATTCATGAACATgttttgtgtaaaaacaaaagcaggtgGGTCAAATGATCAGGTTCGTTGATAGAGAGCCTCTTATCTGAAATGATACGAACGAGGAAGTCTCTATCACACGGCAATGGAGAACTCGCAAGCAGCACTTCTGACGCTGGGGTTCCTGCTGTTTCTAAAAGGTAACAACGTCTCTTATTTTATACTTTCAAGCTGTATAATGGGACACGACATTACTTTGAACGCTGCATGGTTGATGGCTATAATAAGGACTAAAATGGACTTATTTCAGTTCGGgctcatttctgttttttcttaatTACCGACCACTAAAGGTGTTCAGAATTTAACAATTCATAGCGTCAGTTTTGTTAATGTATCAATTTTTAACAGTTTATTAATACAacaacaactattattattattattattattattattattattattattattattattattgcaagcgCAAGAAAATCTAATTCTAGTAGGTCATCCTATAAAACATGTTTTCTATTTTCTGATGTTTCTAGAGAAGCAGTCTCAAAATGTTGACAGCATTTTTGCCCCATGAATTGCCGACTGATAACCAGATAGAAAACTAAACCCAATAATGGTACCACATTCCAGCATGATGATTTGTAATCAAATACAAAGAAATCAAACATCCTTAAAAACACAAGTGCTGTTTGTTTAGCAGACCAGGACGTTTCTATAGgtgttcttttattttaaaatgttgtcttcGAAAGAAAATTGAATAaatctttgtattttttattttttttaggatgtGAAACTTTGGCATCAGAACGCAGTACAAACCTCGCTGTGGGTGTTGGAGAGGATGTGCAGCTGAAGATTAATCCACCTGTAGCTGTATTTTCAGTGAGCTGGTATTTCGGATCTACAGGCGTAGTTATTGTGACATGGAACGGTATCTCTGAGACTGTATCAATACCGTATCAGGGTAGAGTCGAgctgaataaaaacacaggaaCACTGACGCTCAAAAATGTAAGCCGAAGTGACTCTGGAGATTATGTGTATCAGGCTGTAAGCACTGCAACAGGATCTGCAGTACAATATAATGGAAACATTGCCTTGACTGTTTATCGTGAGTACATGATTATTGTTCctcttacatttctttttaatagaGCATTGTGTTCTCGTTAGTAGTGCAAGCAATCAACTAATGGGGCATAATCTGACATTTCATTAAATGCCATAGTGAGGTGAGAAAGCTACTGTAATTCTATTCTGCTACAAACACTGCAGCAGGAAATCCACATTATAATGGCACCATTGCTTTGAATGTTTAGGATGAGTACATCATAAATTAATATATGATTCTAATATACGAGAAACAATGGGCATTATTATTACAATCAGAAGTAAATTGACTGCATGGGCCCTCACTGGTATGAGTTCTGTAATATTGAGATTCAGATTTGTACTCATTATTGCTCTATTAACTGTCTTCTATCTGGCATTCAGACCTGTGCTGTTTTACCATGTTTATACAGTGACTCGGACTTTCAGAACCGGAATGTCCCGGTTCCACAATCATTACGCTCTTTGAAAGGAGCATATCATCACTTGTGGAATAAACTACAGGCTCTGTACAAGTTCAAGGTGTATCCTCGATATACTGTACGTTGTACCATACTGAATGCGATTAAAAAAGAAAGACTCGAGATGTTATTATTACCACAGCGGGCGTGGAGTCCGCTTGTTGAGATGCACAGAGATACAGTTGAAACGTCATTCAAAACGCagattatttataaatgtttacgataaaacagtgaaaacaaaaaggtcTGTGTGCGCTACCGCCCTAGAGAGAAGTCTGGAGTGCTTCTCTCACTAACTAAAGCCTATACAGTTATTGGGCTTTATTGTGTCACACCAGTAAGATGTTGTCTATCTTGACTTGCACAATACAGGATGAGATTTACTGCGGCTCGGCTCGGACAGGCTTGCTGAAGCTTCTCCACGCTGACCATCTGTGTTCCGTTTCGGTGGGAAGTCTCAGTGTTACTTGGCTCCTACCCTGACCCTGGCACGGAACACGGTTTTTTAGCATTCATTCAAACCTATCGGCCGGGTTGAGTTAAGAAACTACGTGAGAAGTCAGGAATCAAACTCTGCATTCCTTAGATCTTCATGTAGCTTGTCAGCCTGGACTCCAGCAGAGAACACTCACTACTGACTCAAAATACACACGTGTGAGTCGGCTCCATCCTCCCCTGACACATAACAACTTTAGTGACAGTGCTGGGTACAAAAGTCTAGTCAcagtacaaatgttttttttttcttgttttaagttTGCAGAGGCTTTTTCCAAAACCCATATAAACCAATTTTTAAGTGCCTCTGACTGGCCTTAACATGGTTGCAATTTTGAGGTCATAGGACAATGCACTTTGGGTTATTGTCTtgatgtttggtacacagctgaatTCTTTCATTTCAGTGCCACTTTCATTTAGTCTCTGACCATATTCTTTCTCACAATGTTTGCATTTTTATGTTTGTATCAATTACAAGGCGCATAAATATCAACTTACTGGTACTCTGTTTTGATTAAAATCCCAGTAATGATCACCTGTGGACACAGCACACTCAGGTTCTATTCCCCAGTGttctctctcttctctgcagAACCTGTCTCCCAACCCACAGTCCGCTCCAATGTGACTGATCCAGTGGAGTTCAATGACACTGTCAGTTTGACCTGTACAGCCTCTGGCTCTGCCGTCTTCTACAGATGGTTCAATGGCAGCTCTGTGGTTAGTGACAGTGAGCGGATTCACCTGAGTGATGACAATAAAACACTGACCATACCCAGGGTGTTGAGATCTGATGATGGGACCCTGTATTGCTATGCGTTTAACCCTGTCAGTAACAGCACCAGCGAGCCGTTTCATCTCATTGTGAGCTGTGAGTGCTGATTGTTGTTTGCATTGATGTAGTCAGATCTTAAATTGGCAGCCTCGGTTTCTAGTCAAGCCAAATGCATTTTTGTGTTGGTTTGGGCTGCCATGGAAGAGCTTCCAAGATCAGTAGCTATTGTTGTTTGATTGGAATCGTATTGTGTTCAACAGCATTTTAATGTGAATGTTCATTTTAGATGGACCAGAATCCATCACTCTGTCTATCAGCCCCCAAAAGCCGATCTATAGTGCGGGATCAGACCTCACtctgtcctgctctgcacagtccAGCCCACCTGCTCACTACCAATGGTTCTTTAATGGAGCCCCTCTTAACAAACTGGGCTCACAGTTGAATATGGCTCACATTCAACACAATCAGACTGGAAACTATACCTGCTGGGCTTATAATAATATAACCCTCAGATATGCTAAGGAAACAAGAGAGATTATTGTTGTGGGTAAGTGACTCAGTTATAAAACCATATCtgctgtacttttattttataaaacttgtTTGGCTGTTTCTTGAACTTGAACTGTAGTTTGAGAAATATTAAGAAAAGCAATCGTACTTGGGAGccatgcaatattttttttctcttattgatatttatataaacaaatctttttgtttcattttcttcaTTAAGTGCCTTTGTAAATAGTAAAACAGAAATTATAATGCCAGCTGAAGCAACTTACAAATAAAAGCTAAAGCAGGCCTATTCTCAACAACTTCTATTCACTCctgtttttaaagaatgtttttaagACCAGTATTGATTATTGTATCAAGTTTCTCTGTTTTAGAGATGAATACTTTTCAGAGGACTTTTTTAATCTAAGAGAAtgtgtaaacactttttaaaaacagtcAATGTATTGTAAATAGGGCACAATTGTTCATTGTTGAACATCCTTTTGTagagtagaaataaggctttgaTAGTTTAACCCAACACTCCGAATTGCTTCCATATGAATGTATCTATAAAGGTTCTCACTTACAATTTTAGGATGATCA encodes the following:
- the LOC117433909 gene encoding carcinoembryonic antigen-related cell adhesion molecule 5-like isoform X2 codes for the protein MENSQAALLTLGFLLFLKGCETLASERSTNLAVGVGEDVQLKINPPVAVFSVSWYFGSTGVVIVTWNGISETVSIPYQGRVELNKNTGTLTLKNVSRSDSGDYVYQAVSTATGSAVQYNGNIALTVYQPVSQPTVRSNVTDPVEFNDTVSLTCTASGSAVFYRWFNGSSVVSDSERIHLSDDNKTLTIPRVLRSDDGTLYCYAFNPVSNSTSEPFHLIVSYGPESITLSISPQKPIYSAGSDLTLSCSAQSSPPAHYQWFFNGAPLNKLGSQLNMAHIQHNQTGNYTCWAYNNITLRYAKETREIIVVDKEELTGLGSLSSGEIAGIVIGTLAGVTGVALGVYFSVKLCRNNPHDLRPGPAQSSPGAVTYENFKGPSASATYENTTAIRRAGEAKNPDSTYTGLQFPDQSTYSTLNRP
- the LOC117433909 gene encoding carcinoembryonic antigen-related cell adhesion molecule 1-like isoform X1, which encodes MENSQAALLTLGFLLFLKGCETLASERSTNLAVGVGEDVQLKINPPVAVFSVSWYFGSTGVVIVTWNGISETVSIPYQGRVELNKNTGTLTLKNVSRSDSGDYVYQAVSTATGSAVQYNGNIALTVYQPVSQPTVRSNVTDPVEFNDTVSLTCTASGSAVFYRWFNGSSVVSDSERIHLSDDNKTLTIPRVLRSDDGTLYCYAFNPVSNSTSEPFHLIVSYGPESITLSISPQKPIYSAGSDLTLSCSAQSSPPAHYQWFFNGAPLNKLGSQLNMAHIQHNQTGNYTCWAYNNITLRYAKETREIIVVEPITNVNVKPSLAQPIANQTLNLTCEVLGSQTVSSRLWLKDGQPLSTSDRITLSVDNSTVSFNPVLQSDNGEYQCKASNPVSEVTSAGYRLEVNYKEELTGLGSLSSGEIAGIVIGTLAGVTGVALGVYFSVKLCRNNPHDLRPGPAQSSPGAVTYENFKGPSASATYENTTAIRRAGEAKNPDSTYTGLQFPDQSTYSTLNRP